The Acinonyx jubatus isolate Ajub_Pintada_27869175 chromosome B3, VMU_Ajub_asm_v1.0, whole genome shotgun sequence genomic interval CCTTTATCACAAGGTTCACAGAAATATGTAAAACAGataatttctccttctgtctccccagtCACATTGAGAGCAATAATTCATTCTTAAAGTTGGAAGTTTCCAACTCTCTCAGTTGTTTGTTCTCAAGGTTTTCCTACTAAGAATGagtgttattttaaatgattcatttttcatataaattagcATGGACACAGAGAAAGTCAATCACAACTATTTCCTTTTGGTCTTCCTTCAGAGCCACAGACAGGTACATGAAGCACTTTTGAGACCCAGACTTGTATTTGCATACAACTGatactatatttatttaatctgGGCTTTCTGCCTGGTACTTGAATAGAGAAGAATATCTTAGTTCTTAGAATAAGAGATCAAAATTGTTTAAGACTCAAGAATAGAGtctttcaggaaaaggaaaaatagaaggtATTatggttattcattcattcagcaaacatttactgagcgccTATTGTGTGCCTACCAGTGTGTGCTGGGACGTGGGGGTGGAGGGACCAAGTTGAACaagacacagcccctgcccttgCAAGACTAACGCACAACATGCAAGCACACAACACAATGCAGTAAAATGCTATAGAGCATTTGAGGGAGTTCAAGAGAGTGGGTCACTTAGTTTTGGGGATAAGGGTGAGGAACTTCTAGGAAGAATCTGAAGAAGACTGCGGAGTGAtcagagatgaaataaaaatccAAGACTATGCTGAGGAAAACTAGATCAAAAAtggtatgaatttaaaaaaaaagcattgaatgCTGTGTAGGCATGGGCCCATCTTGCGTGAGGTCAACAGAAAGGTGTTTAGGGAGGCTCCTTTAAACCTGAGGTAGGTATAGGTGGAGCTTAAGGGCCACTGTCTGTGGATCTCAGCTGAAATGCCCATCAGCACTGTCCTGGTAGCAGTCACTGTGATGTGCTGCGCAGATCCCCTCCTGGACAAAAGGACTTATTCCTCCAGCTGCCGGCATGCAGCCCTTAGCTGTCAGCCTCCTCCTGCTTTGCCTCAAGAGAGTGGCTGCACCCACGGCCATGTGCCCTTCCCTTGGgccccagtgcctggcccacCCAAGGGTATTAAGGCCCTCATCCCCAACTCAGGACAATCCAGGGACCCATTAAGCTTCTGAGTTTCTGGGTGGTTTGggtaaagcctttttttttttttaatgtttatttatttttgagagacagcatggggaggagcagagagctggagagacagaggatccaaagtgggctctacaGCAataagcctgaggtggggctcgaactcatgaatcaccaGATCGTGACTTGGGCCGAAGTgtgacgcttaaccagctgaggcacccaggcgcccctgggtaaGACCTCTTATTAAAACTGTACCACAGTGTGACTTCTCTCTCTACCCAGTCCTGCTTCTGTTCCTTCCCTTTCACAGGTGTTAATCCAAAAGCCCTGCCTAATAAATACCCGACATGCaaatctccatctcagagtctgctttACAGGGTACCTGCCAACAACTTCCTTCAGAACCACAAGCAAAATGCCAGAAAATCTCTGTATTCAGCGAACCATCACAACCTACAGTTGAGTTAGTTCACAAATGTTATTATTCCACCATTTATTTACTCACAGTTCATCCcccaaagacattttcaaaaattcatgCCGATCTTTAGGGTTTAAACTACAGCCAagctaaaactgaaaatatgtttTCGCCCAAGTTCTGAACATACAGATTCTGATCCTGATTTACACATGGACACAAAAGGTCAGCCACGTTTGGCCAAGACACTCCCACTCCCTAAACTCTCTGAAGGATTTAGTCTCTCACTTTGGCAGCCAAAGATATCAAAATGGACTCTCTTGCTAGATAAAAGTTTGGGGGACCCTAAAAAGCTGGAACCAGAATCAGACAAAATGAAGGCTTTACTACACCACCTGCAAATTTTAGCAGACAGATGCTGAAATGACATTTGTGCAGAGTTGGCCACAAGACATCATGTGGCCCACAGAAATGTCGGGAACTGGCATGCTGTCTGACCCTGGCAGTAGTCCTGCCCCCCGACCTCTGAGCACATACAGgctcccttcttgctctctcactATACTGCCTTCcctgctcttctttttctccaaagcaGAGGCTTACGGAATCCAAAAGACCTGGATGCCATTCAATCCTCATGACATATTAGCTATGTGAACTTGAAGAAGGGATTAACCTGAGTTTCATTCTCCTTACCTGCAAAAAcggagataaaacaaaacaaaaaacttctctgGTGCAGTTGACAGGAATGAAAACATTAAGCCCACTGCCAGAGTGACACAGAGCCAGGCAGAGCCATACAGAGCACGTCACAGCACCGTGCTTCATGCTAACAGGAGCCAGCAGTGGTTCTCACCTTTGCTGCACAGTGGAATTGACTGGGGAACTTCAAAAGTACTGAAGCCGGGACAACACCCCCAGAGAGTCTCATATAATTGGCTGGGGATGCTGAagcatcaaaaatatttaaagttggggtgcctggctggcttagtcagtagagtgtgtgactcttgatcttggggttgggagttcaagccccacattgggtggagagattacttaaaaataaaatctttaaaaaaaatatttaaagctctccagatgattctaaggtgcagccaaggttgagaactactgcttCCTGCAGATGCTTTTACATAAGCCACGTAACTACCCTGAGTTTAGTGCAATTATCCATCCTCCCCTCATTTTTACACACAAGGAAATTGAGGTTTAGAAAGGTTAGAAGATTACTCAAGTGTACTACAGTATTAAGGGGCAAAGCTGAGAGCTGAATTCACACAGTATGACTTCTAAGACCTTACCGCCATCAGCACACTGCTGTGCTACCACCCCACCTACTAAATGTGGAGAACCTTCCAGCATGGCTTTGAGCGTACAGAAGATACTCCACAATTGGTAGCTaatttgttctttgctttttagcTTTCCTCCTCTCCATTCTCTGCTCTTCCCAATCGCCACCTGAAATATTGCTTGCAGTTGATGAAGAGTGAGGGATGGATGCGAACGACTTAGAACCATAGTCCAGAAGGATCTaggaaaaaactattttttccttctcctccccttcctaaAACTAGGCCATGAGCACACACTTactttctgtttaaaatgttttgagataATTATTACAGATACTATACTGGAAGTATcagagctcaagccctgcgtcgggctctgtgctgacagcttggagcctggagcctgcttaggattctgtgtctccttctctctctgcctctctcccacttgtgctctgtctctctgtatcaaaaataaatttaaaaaaaaaagtgttcctcctaccaaaaaaaaaaaaatcggaaaCCCAAAAGAAAGTTTTTCCACCACCCCTTCTCAAGTCTAAGTCAATGTTTCATTTGCTTATGTTAATGTCTAGGCCTTGTCCATGAGGATATATGGTTTTTACAATTACAAAATCATAATTATATATTCAGATTTGTCTGTTCACATTACGCCATGTAtacttttccaaatttgttttataaGCCAATTAAGTCTCCTAATACAGCTCTGCAGATAATGAAGATAATTTCCTACATAAGTAGGCCtaagatattttcattaaaagtgtCCCTcctacttggggcgcctgggtggctcctaagcatccgccttcagctcaggtcgtgatctcgcagtttgtgagttcgagccccacgtcgggctctgtgctgacagctcggagcctggagcctgcttcggattctgtgtctccttctctctctgcccctcccccacttgtgctctgtctctatcaaaaataattttttaaaaaagtgttcctcctaccaaaaaaaaaaaaaaattagccttaGTACTGTGAAAACTGATATAAAAGTTTGTAACCATGTAAAAGTCACAGGACATGACATTTGCCTTCCTTTATTTGCTATGCGTGGCTCAGTGCCCACATACCTTGCCCCCATTCCTGGAAccaaagtaagtgctcaaaaaatacacaatgcatgaacaaatgaTACTTTTCCTGGCTGAACAGTAAATGTGTGAAATCAGGCTTCTTAGGAGACTCCAAAGTGAAGCCTGAAAACTGAGCAGAGTGAACAAGAGCAAAGCGAGCAGGAAAACAGCCGGAAACCCATGGTAAAGGCCAGCTACATTAGCCAGGAGGAAACATGTGGTTTCCTGAATTGCACCCGTGCAAGGCCATCAACCTTTGAGGCATGACATGTAAACACTGTCAAGGATCTTCAGCTCTCTCTTCAGTCACTCTTTGGAGTTCTTTGTAAAAGCTGCTTACACTTTTGGGCTCTTTTCTCCCTGTGCACTAATCTTGGAAGGAGCACAGAGGTGGAGGCAGCTGCAACGGAAGAATAAGGCTTCAAAGAACTGGAGTAGGTATGCTTCAGAGAACCCCCTGGTCAATGTCCTTAGGGGAGGGTTCTTAAGCTAGGCCTCCTCTGGGCACCACCGTGGGATTTCAGGAAACTGGTAACATGTGCAATTAGTGTaaattgtgagtgtgtgtgtttgtgtgtatgtgtgtctgtctggCTTTCTGTCTGGAAAGGAGACTTCAGATGTCATCAGATTTTGCTCTTGGTTTTAGAGCATGCTCCTTCTTCTCCACGTCATCCACTCAAGTGAGACTCTTCTAAACCCATCACTCTTCATCAAGAGCTGGAGGTGGGGATGAATGGGAGAAGGTGGAAGCTAGGGAACTCACCCTGTGGAAGGCCTTCTATTAAATGAGTCAACAGATGAGAACAGATTCAAGAGTGCCTAACATGTATAAGGTCCCATaaatgttgttattattactctCTGCCAAACACTTTGGGCTTTTGCAACTTCACAACCACCCTAGAGGGCAGCATAAATCCCATATTCTATTTACAAGGAGATTTACTTAGGGTGATAGAGTAAACTAACCCAGTGCCACAGCTATCCAATTCCAAAACTATCCAATTCCAAAGCATGGACTTTTCATCTCCACCCCACAGCCCGAATTACCGGCCACACTTTCAGTCTCGGGGTGACCTCTCCAGCCACCCTTAAGGCTTTCACATTGAAAGCTCGAGAGTCTTGCTCTTTCCCTGAGTCCAGCATCAAAACAGGCACTGAGCCTAAGAATGAGCTTCTTTAAGCCAAGCCATAATCTCTACTTGCTTGCATAATATGGTCCCAGTAATCCTACTCAAATTCCACACTCAAAGCCAGTTGTTCACCCAGTTTATCAAGGGCTACATAAGAAAGAAATCACATGTATCACAATGAATTCCCTTGCCTCTACTGATACAGCCAAGTCAAAGGCCAGAAGGGAAATGTTTTCTGGTAGTCACAAACCAGAGTGAGAAAGCTCTAAACAAAGCCTACTGGTTCCTGGTTTCAAAACCCAGGCTAAAAACTGCAGTTAAATATCAGCTACTAAAACAGCCTTCCCCAAGCAGGTGAAAATCCTGACAACTGCATTGCACTGATCACTACCTAGGTGTCTGCACTTTACAGATGTTGTCCCTGTGCCTCAAAAGAGCCAAGCATGCTGGCAAGGTGTTACTTCTAGAGAAGTTAAGCAAGGCTCTCAGGGTCACAAAGGCAGTGAGTAGGAGAATCAGTACTCAAACTCAGGTCTGTATGAGAACAGCATCATTGGTTTTAACCATACTCCTCCTACCGTCTACACAACCACTGTGAGTCATGGTACCCAGGGCCAGcatctcttcttgtttttttctggatCTACTTCCCTGATATCTAGTCAACCTCTCAAGAGGAGAAGGCAATGAAGCAAGACAGATGGATGGACTCTATAAATAGAAGATCTGCGTTTCAGGTCCAGTTCTGCCATTTCCTGGCTCTGTAACCTTGGATACAGAGCACTTAGCCATCcaaggtctcagtttcctcaccagtgCAGTGAAGATCACTGTTCACATTGCACAGACCTGGAAAATAATGCGAGCTAAGGCTTAAGTATTATGCAAATGTAAGTTACCCTTACTCCTACTTAACCCACTAATTCAACAACTAGTAGTAGCCCTTTCTCAGCCTCCCCTCCACGCTCATCTCAGAGTTCGTCTTGGGCGCCACCATCTCCTCCTCACGCCCctcgcccctctcctcccttttggCTGTTACTTAATCTCCCTCCACTTCAGCAGCTCTCTCGCCTCGTCGGAAAGACCGGATTTGGACGCTGGGACTTCTTTCTCTCCAACTCTGGGCACGAAGGGCTTATCTCTCCTCAGGACGTCAGGGCAGCCACCTCTGCGCGGCTGCTGCGGGTTCCACAATGCCTGCGCGGGGTGCGCACGCGGCCCCGCGGCCCGCCCCGAGGGGCGGGGTGTGACCACAGAGTTTACATAGGAGGTGCCGGCAGTAGGGAACACCCCTCCGCCCGCGGAGCTTCCTCTGCAGCGCAGCCTGTTGGTCGgggccgcgcgcgcgcgcggagCCGCCGGGGGTTCCCGCCCGCGGACACCTGGGCCCTGGCCGTGCCGCAGCCCCGCCTGCCCGCCGCGCCACCAGCCATGCGGCAGCCGCTCTACCGCTGCTACAACATCACCTCCGTGGAGAAGGGCTACTCGGCGACCATGGGCGGGGTGCTTTTCAGCGCGGGCCTCCTGGGCAACCTGCTGGCGCTGGGGCTGCTGGCTCGCTCGGGGCTGGGGTCTTGCCCGCGGCGCACGCCGCCCTCGGTCTTCTACGTGCTGGTGTGCGGCCTGACGGTCACAGACTTGCTGGGCAAATGCCTCGTGAGCCCCTTCGTGCTGGCCGCCTACGCGCAGAACCGGAGCCTGTGGGGACTGGCGCCCGCGTCGGACAGCTCGCTGTGCCAAACGTTCGCCTTTTTCATGTCTTTCTTTGGGCTCGCCTCCACGCTGCAGCTCCTGGCCATGGCCCTGGAGTGCTGGCTCTCCCTGGGGCACCCCTTCTTCTACCGACGGCACATCACCCTGCGCCGCGGCGCGCTGGTGGCGCCCGTCGTGGGCGCCTTCTGCCTGGCTTTCTGCGCGCTGCCCTTCGCGGGCATCGGGAAGTTCGTGCAGTACTGCCCCGGCACCTGGTGCTTCATCCAGATGGTGCACGAGGAGCGCTCGCCGTCGGTGCTGCGCTACTCAGTGCTCTACGCCAGCCTTATGGCCCTGCTGGTCCTCGCCATCGTGCTGTGCAACCTGAGCGCCATGCGCAACCTCTACGAGATGCaccggcggctgcggcggcgccCGCGCTCCGGCACCAGGGACCGCGCGGAGCCGGGCGCGGGCGAGAAGGAGGCGGCTGTGAAGCCCCTGGAGGAACTGGACCACCTGCTGTTGCTGGCCCTCATGACGGTGCTCTTCACTCTGTGCTCCCTGCCGTTAATAGTGAGTCGCTGCGCGCCGAGGCTGCGGTTGCGGGACCGAAGGGTGGAGCGCGTTGGACGCCGCGCAGGAGGAGTTGCGCCCTGGGCCCCGAGGGTTTGTTGGTGCGCTCCCCAGATCGGGTCCCCTCCACAGCCCCGAGGACACAGAACCGAATTTGTTGAGCCAGAAGAGGcggaaacaaagaaaggaaggcaaagaCGGAGTCTGAAAGTGTCTCCCTAGCTCCGCAGAACCTCTCCAGTTAGCAGTACcgtctcctctctccttccctctgggagGATCTCGGGGCTATTTTAGCACCTCAGCATTTGAGGAGCAGAATTTGGTTCCTCTTTCCAGAGGGCTAGGTAATGTTTTATTTCGTAGACCCGCCCATAATTTTAGTGGCGTCAGAAATGGGCGAATGCACCTGGGAGTTTTTCCCCAGGTGTTGGCGTGGAAAGACTAAGGGAAGGTGTAATCCTGCCAGAACCTGCCAGAGTGATTTGCAGAGATGAGAGACTAAAGAtagatttagtttttaaaaattctcaagtaATCTTTGAGGAGTGGCAGCCGCTGTTcccggttggggggggggcggggtgcgggTGGCGATAGAGGCAGAGGGGCTGTTTGGACAGGCAGGTGTGTACTCGAGGTTCAGCCTGTCGTTTGGACAACCTGCCTtgacaggttttgtttttatcttggcAGGCGAGGTGACGGGAAAGCCATTATCTCCGGTTTCAGTTTACtaatgggggtggtggtggcaatAGAAGTACCTGGTAGCTGTGAAGGTGTTTCCGCCTGGGATCCCGGCTAAGACATTTTAGGAGCAACCGAGGTTGAGAGAACTTTTTCAGGGttgctcctctccctttcccccatcctCAGTGTCCTTGTTCAACATGATATACATTTAAGTAAGTTCATTGCCAACAATGCCTTTGAAGGCTGAGACGTCTGTGAGTAGGTAGCAATGTAGCAATTTTggatgttatttttaagattgGAGGAAGGTGGAATATAATGTAATTTTCCTTAAATGAAGGCCTTAACGTGTGGGAAAAGAGTTGTCTGTGGCATCATCATGCAGGGTTAAGCTCAGaattccccaaaagaaataaatacatctatATAGAAGGAGATCAGGTATAGGCATAGATATGTAACAGTGGTTCTGAAACATTGGCTGGCTCAAAGTCACCAACAGAGCTTTTAAAATCATAgatggcagggcgcctgggtggctcagtcagttgagccttggactcttgattttgggtgtcgtgatctcagtttgtgggttcaagctccatgtcaggccctgtgctaacagcgtggaacctgcttggggttctgtctccctccctctctctctctctttctctctgcccctcccccgcttgctctctctctcaaaaataaacctaaggaaaaaaaaaaaaacaacccacagatGCCTGGGCCCTATCCCCCATCGTTTCTAATTCAGATGTTTTTGaagaattcttatttatttttttacttatttatttttgagagagggaatgagagagtgcagtggagggagagagagagaatcccaagcaggcttcacactgtcagtgcagagcccagcgcagggctgaatcccacaaaccatgagatcatgacctgagctgaaaccaagagtcccactttcaaccgactgagccacccaggcgcctcaagaatTCTTATTCTTGACAAGTTCCCGGGTGAGGTGAAAGCAGCTGATCCAGGGATATCATCTGGAGAACCATACTCTAAAACAGGAGTTGGCAAATCACAGCCCACAGTCCAAATCCTTCCTGCCCAGTTTTTGCACAGCTGTGGAATTAAGAATAGTTTTTACAAATGAACTGATTTTACAAATCAATTTGATGATAGTATGCAGGAACTCTAAACCCCAATTAACTCAAATACtgttccaagaaaaaaaagactttcatttttctcaatagTAGACATCAGTTACCCCAAAAATGTACttaattattatacatttttaatttcatcagtGAAAATTGTGGAAATGTGTTTACTTGTTATATAAGTACCTACCAAATTCTCACTATTTGCCTCTTGAcctgtaaaatatttactgttggaccctttacagagaaagttcACAGACTCCTGCTCTAAAGTAATAGCCTTACTTACCTGCGCTGTGAAAAAGCAGACAATAGCCAAATGCATGGATGTTATGTCCTCATTTTGAATGTTTTAGTAACAATAATGTCGAAAAGAACATAATACAGCATAATACACAAGAGCATTGCATTTGGACATGTCTCTCGGGGGAATTGAATAACTTATACGGGATTGTgaggatggaaggaaataatggatttgaaaatgattttagggatgcctgggtggctcagttggtgaagcgtccaactcttgattttggctcaggtcatgatctcaaggtcg includes:
- the PTGDR gene encoding prostaglandin D2 receptor yields the protein MRQPLYRCYNITSVEKGYSATMGGVLFSAGLLGNLLALGLLARSGLGSCPRRTPPSVFYVLVCGLTVTDLLGKCLVSPFVLAAYAQNRSLWGLAPASDSSLCQTFAFFMSFFGLASTLQLLAMALECWLSLGHPFFYRRHITLRRGALVAPVVGAFCLAFCALPFAGIGKFVQYCPGTWCFIQMVHEERSPSVLRYSVLYASLMALLVLAIVLCNLSAMRNLYEMHRRLRRRPRSGTRDRAEPGAGEKEAAVKPLEELDHLLLLALMTVLFTLCSLPLIYRAYYGAFKAVNEENGTFEEMEDLRALRFLSVISIVDPWIFIIFRTPVFRMSFHKIFIRPLMYRNWYSNSCRTNMESSL